Below is a window of Komagataella phaffii GS115 chromosome 1, complete sequence DNA.
CACTGTTAAGCTTTTCGCAGCAGAGGTTGATCGTGTCAAGAATGGTGACGAAGTTCAGTTTGCGGACAACAAGCAGGAGAGTACTTCTGCTGGATCTGACGAACAAGTTGTTGACTACTTTCAAGATGCAAAGGACTTGGTTTCAAGTCAATTGCTAGACTCCTATAAATCTAGATTGGCTCTTTCAAATGCTGAGCTGATCAACATTTTCTTAACTGGTGCTACTGGATTTTTGGGCTCTTACATTCTGAAAGATCTCTTGGAGAGAGACTTGGATGTCCAGGTCTATGCCCACGTTAGAGCTAAAGACGAAGAGTCTGGGCTTGAAAGATTGCGCAACACCGGTAAGGTTTACGGAATTTGGAATGAAGAATGGACTAGCCGTATTAAGGTTGTCATTGCTGATCTCAGTAAAGATAAGTTAGGTCTATCAGGTGAAAAGTATGCTGAGCTAGCTAACACTATTGACTTGATCATACACAACGGTGCTCTGGTTCACTGGGTCTATCCATATTCCAAGTTACGTGATGCTAATGTCATTTCTACAATCAATGTGTTGAACTTGGCAGCTTCTGGTAAACCCAAAcagtttggatttgtttCATCTACTTCAACTTTAGACACTGAACACTATATCACTCTTTCAGACACGTTAACAGAACAAGGTGAGGATGGTATTCCAGAATCTGATGATTTGCTTGGATCTTCCAAGGGTCTTGGAACTGGATATGGACAATCTAAGTGGGCAGCTGAATACATAATTCGCCGTGCCTTCGAGAGAGGTTTAAGAGGTGCCATTATTCGTCCAGGGTATGTTACGGGCCACTCTAGGACTGGTGCTTGTAACACAGATGACTTCTTGTTACGTATGTTGAAAGGATGTGCCGAACTTGGAAAGTTACCCAACATTTCTAACACGGTTAACATGGTCCCAGTTGATCACGTTGCTTTAGTTGTTACTGCATCTTCTCTTCACCCTACTGCAGAAGAAGGTCATTGTGTGGTACAGGTGACAGGGCATCCAAGAATCCGCTTCAACGAGTTTTTGAACGCTTTGAATGACTATGGTTATGAAGTAAAGTTAACTGATTATGTTGAGTGGAAACGtgacttggaaagatttgTTGTGGATCAATCCAAGGACAGTGCATTGTATCCATTGCTCCATTTCGTGTTGGACAATCTTCCACAAGACACTAAAGCTCCGGAACTAGATGACAAAAATGCAAAAGATATTCTTAGCGGAGACACCAGATGGACAGGATACGATGGTTCCAAGGGTAGAGGGGTAGATTCTGCCCAAACAGGTATCTACATTGCCTACTTAATAAAGACAGGTTTCCTTCCCCCTCCGTCTAAGGAAGGCAAGAAACCGTTACCAGAAATTGAGATTTCCGAAGAATCCTTGAAATTGATTAAGGAAGGCGCCGGAGCTCGTACCAGTGCTGCCTAGTTCTATATGTAAGTGATATTAAACTCAGTTCATAAACAAAAATTGTAGGTCTGAAGGTGTCAATCTGCTGATAGCAGCATCATCTTGGTTAATGGTCGCATGAATCATATTTGCCTTTTTATCTTGCAACTCGATGATTCTGGACTCAATGCTATCTTCTATACAAAATCTGGTAATCTTCACAGGCCTATGTTGGCCAATTCGATGAACACGGTCACCAGATTGCCATTCAACCGAAGGATTCCACCAAGGGTCAAGAATGAATACTTGTGAAGCTTCACATAAGTTAAGTGCCACACCTCCAGCTTTCAAAGACACCAAAAACACCTCTACGGACGGAGTTTCCATAAAGTGCTTGATAGtactttctctttggagagGAGACATTGAACCTTGCAATTTAACAGTTTCAAACCCTGCTCTTTTCAAACGCCATTCTACCAGGTCCAACATACTGGTAAATTGAGAGAAAACAATCGATTTGATAGTGACACGGTCACTTCTAAGATGAAACAACTCCTCCACCAAGGCTTCAATCTTGGTTGAAGACCTCCATTCACCTCCCATTCTAATACGATTCACAATGCTTCCCTTTTTAATAAGTTCGAGGTCCACTTCTATTGCTGGACCTTCTAAGTCTATGCTTAATGCCAAGTGACATACTGGGCACTCCAGTTTGTTTGGGTCTCCGTTGAAACCTTCCACATATTCGGAAACACACAAGCGACAGAATTTGTGGTGACATTTACTTTCAATAGGCTCTTCAGCCTCATCATCACACAATTGGCATACAATGACTCCTTCTGGCATACCAGAACTATCGATGCTGTTGGTACCAACTCTTCTGAGTACCAGATCAGGATGGTCTGCAAGTTGACGCATCCGAGTAATCAGTGTAAAGATGTTGGCATAGTTGTTCAGAACAACCCCCTCCGCAACATAGTCATTGAACTTTCTCTTACTGTCGGAATACAAGCTTGCATACAAGTCCTTTTCCTCCTCATTGAATCTATCACGGCGGATCTCGACAATTCTGGGAGGAAGACCCAAGTCGTCAGCCCGCTGAACTTTGGTTCTTCTCAGCattatatttttcaataataATCTGATATTCTTGAAGCTCTCCAACCCGAGGCCTTCTACCCCGTACTTctgaatatttttcaacatgaaatggttgaaaaaattggTGTGTAACATGGGAGTATGTCCACATGTGTCACAACATTTCCAATTAGTGAATTTCCACTCCGTGGATCGGCAATCACACTTAGTGCAGAAATACTCACAGAATGGGTACAGTTTCATAAAACGAATTAGAGAATAcatttctccaattctaTTCTGTAGCGGAGTACCTGACAAGCACCATCTCTTCTCTGTGTCTAGAGAATTTGCAGCTTTGGCTGTCCCGCTTTGTCTGTCCTTAATATTGTGGGCTTCGTCTAAAATGACCCTATAAAAATGCGTATTGTGCAAAGGACTGGGTTCTTTCACCAGTCCACGTTTTCGTTTGAATCCATAGTTTTGCTTCCTATAAACCGATTCAAGAACCGAATAAGTTGTCAGTATCACATCATATTCCTTTAACTCTTCGGCACTCTTTCCTCTATTTTGACCATGAAAGACCCCGACCTTCAGTATCCCATTGGTATGAAGTTCTATCTCACTTTTCCACTGCATTAGTGCCACCGTGGGTGCAATAACCAGATTGGGGGACTTAGTTCTGTCATGCATAAACAACGCAATAGTCTGGATGGTCTTCCCCATTCCCATCTCATCTGCCAGTACACCCCCACCAAACTCGCTCTCCTCCTGCTTGACGAGCCAGTTAAGACCTTCAAGTTGAAACGGCAAGAGAGTACAAGTCATTCCTTCGGGCTGAGTGGCTTTTTTCACTTCGATTTGTTCGTGCTGGTCTAAATTCGGAAAGacatctttcaaagaaggatgaaTGTTGTAGAGTTTTTCAGTTACTCTAGTGAAATAAGGTACTCTTGGTTTCTTCGGTTTTGCTGGTGTCTTccgtttctttttgggtCTAGGAGCCTCAGCCTCCTCAACTACTTCCAGGTCGAGTTCCTCTAATTCCTCTGGTATATCAATATTCTGTTCCAAATCGCTCAGATCACTGAGATCTGAAAGACTAATTGCGTTAACAATACTGGCACCATTAGGTCTGTTTCTGCCGGTGCTAGTCCCTCTAATAACAATAgcatcttcttcttcatcgtcttcgGGTTTAATATCGTCAACCTTGTCTGTTCCAAGCGACTCCTGGTActcctcatcttcagatTCGTCCTTTACCTTCCTCTTCCTAGAAGATTTAGAGGATGAGGTACCGTTTGGAGGAAGCTCATCGTCCGTCTCAACGTAGGAGACAGCTTTCTTCGCagctcttcttctcctgGCGGGTTTCTTGTAGTCTGGGTCGTCCACTATGAATCCGCCTGCTTCGCTTGCTTTGGTCATCAGTGGCAAGGTTCTTCTTAACGGCTATCTGCGAAAGTAGAAAGAGCAATATTGGGGTATCCAAATCCGGTTTTCCTAATGATTAGGTCTCTCTCGTAAATGGCTCCACTTCGTAAAAACTGCGTCTGTTAACAACAATTTTCAGGGATGACTGTAGCCTGCCGCAACAAAAAAAGTTGTTAGGAACTCTGGATCATCTCAGGCAAATATCAAGGTCTAGAGACGCACCTCGTGAAAATTTACGCGAAAGTAGTAGAAAGTGTATAGCATAATTGCTAAACGCGATTACAAATTGCtcagatgaaaaaaataattctATAACATAAATGTAATAATGAACTATAATCCATAATGCTTACTTAAGGCGATAAATGGTCTGTTGCAAAAAGTTCTTCCGCGTAGTCAAAGTCCCATAACGAGTTCTGCAACTTGTTCTCTAGTTTAGCTTTCTTACTGGGTTCCTCGTCGGCGTCGGatgatctcttcaaaacttcattttcttcaggaGGGGTAGGCAACATTCCAAACGATAGCGTCTTGCTGATTGCCGAAACATCTCTGAACACTGCATTGATTGCAGCTGGCGTAACCTTGCTAGACCACTCGTTGGCATTTTTACTGGTAGACGGAGAGTCCAAGGGTCGGGACGAGCCTGGGGTCTTGATAAAAGATAGTGGAGTCTGCAAGATTGCGGACGGAGTTATACCCTTTTGAGATATAGTATCTTTCTTGACAGAATTGCTTTCCTTGGAGTCTAGTAGTTGAGTCTCCTCATCTTTGAGGTCCAACGAGCGAGATAACATGCAGAGGAAATAAGAAGCAGGGTCATCAAGTCCCAATTCTTTTATTCTCATCCGAGAAGTATTAATAGCGGCACTCTCTGCTTCTTCCTTTGCTTGGATCTCGTTCTGTTCTTTCGTAGCTACAAGATTCTCTGGTGACTGAACGCTGCTAGGAGTTGCCATCACTACAGGGCTTGATTTAGCCGCAGCGTTGGTAGCAGCCATCCTATTACCTTGCACTTTGGCTTGTTTACCGGGTGCGCCAGTAGAAGGTCCCGATACGGATGAtttgacttttcttttAGCTTGCTGAACTTGCTGTATAGGTACCTGTTGTTGTAGCTGCTGACGTTGCTGTGGTTGTTGCAGCATCTGCTGCGGTACTTGCTGTTCTAATGAAGCTTGATAGGGTTGTTGTGAATGTTGTGGTTGGGGCATATTATTAGGCAGTTGTTGCATATACTGCTGAGGTTTAGCATTGGGGGaagtttgaacttgctGAGCCAACCGTTGCTGAGGAAGAGCGCGTTGCTGTTGCCGatgctgctgttgttgggGTGGAAACTGCTGGATTTGGTTAGGCATCAAGGAGTTTTGATTGAGCATAGGTGTCTGCATCAAGGGAGACGAGTTTAATTGCTGTCCCGAAGCTGGGGTGACTCTCTGTTGCTGACTGAATGCAGCAGTATTGTTCAGAGAAGGGTCTTGAATCCCTAAACCTGAAAACATGTTGTTAGCATTTGATCCACCCATGAGCGAGTCAGGATTTGTCTGCGACGTGTAGAGCATATTATTTGGCAGCTGCTTATTTCCCTGGCCCATCTGGGGGACTTGCTGGAGATTAGAAGtctgctgctgttgttgctgttgttgttgcaGAGACTGAACATTTTGTAATTGTTGAAACTTGCGCTGCTGGAGTTCTTTCAAGTAAGTAATGTACTTGTGAATCTGagtttgaactctttgtaAAATGTTTGGAGTCGCCAAATACTCATTTCGCTTCAGACTTTCTAAAACTTCCTTCAGCATGAACTTGATTTGAATCAGCCTTCTTGTACCCTCAACATTCTTTGTGGCAATAAAAAAGTTCGGAATCAAATTCTCTGTTGTGATAGAGAGCTGGATCATAGTCTTAGCCTGATCCAGCACAGCTCGTTTCTGATCAGGTGTGATTTCGTTTGTCACATTTTTTAGCTTTATTGGTAGTTGCAAAGCCTCTGCGTACACTTTTCTTAAATTAGTCCAATCCTCTTCTGTAGCTTGGATACCAGGTAAAAGCTTTATAGGTTGCTTTTGCTGCTGCTGATGCATATTAGGCACAGGTTGTTGTGCATTTGGAAGTGCACCGAACATAGAATTTGATGGTACAGATTGTTGAGGTTGTTTCTGTTGCTGAGGTTTTTGCATAGGCCTTGCATTGTTGAATGTTGTAGGCAAAGTTTGGTTCATCAGGGGAGACGTATTGACAAATTTCTGTGCCTGTTGTAGTGGCACAGATTGACCAGGAAAGCCTGGAACCGCTTGAGGAACCGAGTTTTGATTGTTCGCTTGTTGGCTTGAAGGATTTGCAGTAgcatttttgttttgtaGAACTCGTGGTAGGTAATGTCGTTGAATGAACGTTTTGATGAAAGATTGTTGCTGGGCCGGCGCCAATGTTTGGGGCAAGTCGCCAGTTTGTTTCAGCCTCTCAATCAAATTCAATGCTTGCGTAGTACCTTCCCTAAGCATTTCTTGTGTTATTTGAAGTTGTGGCTGCTGAGTAGCAGATTGTTGTGGTGGCTGCTGtggttgttgctgctgctgaCCTTGAACCaatttggaattgaatTGAGGATTCTGAGCTTGTTGTTGAATGTGCTGTTGGTTGTTAGCCATACGATTCTGTTGCATAAACATCTGATCTCTTTGTGGCTGGGGTTGTGTTTGGGGTTGGGTCTGTACCTGGGGTTGCTGGGGTGGTTTCTGCATGGCATCTTGATGACTTCTTGCTTGTAACAGTTGCGAGTGGACCGTGTAAACCTGTTTAATGGTGTTCATCAGCTGAGGATTTATTTGCCCATTCTGCAACATCTGGGTTATTTGAGCCCAGGTATTGACGCCAACTGGAAGCCCAGGAATACGTTTCAAAAGAGCCTCAGGTATTGGGGCAGTTTTAAGATTGACTCTTTGGTCATTGGAGAAATTATTCATCATGGGACGCTGCggttgctgttgttgctgttgttgttgcggttgctgttgctgatTATTTTTCATATACTGGTTTTGCTGTTGATGTTGCTGCATTTGTGGTTGAACGGGAATATTCTGTTGACCCATGCTCTGCATTCCGTTCAGAGTAGCTGCAGGGTCAGGGGCATTAGCGGCCATGGAGGAACGACCGTTAACCGCAGCCTGCTTGATGCTGGATACTTTGTTTCTCAACATGTCAACGTActccttctttgatctAGCATTGCTGAACGcccatttttcaaagtcttcagCCAACTGTTTGGTCTTAGCGTTATTAAAGGAATTATTGCCCTGTATTTGGAAGACTGACTGTACAATAATGTTTATGAAGCCCTGTCGTTCCTTCGGGTTGAGTTCCGAGTGCCATGGCTGTTGTGGTAACCCGTTCATGGCAAGACAAAGGGCGATTTGGGAATGGTGGGGATGATGGGGAAGGAAATAAAGAGAGGGAATGAGGAGAGGGAATCTGAGCGATTTGAGACTGAACTAATGCGGATGATGATGCGATTCGAGACAAGAACGAGGGGGATAGATTAGACAAAATATCATGATATATTTACATGCAAAATCATTGGGGGTAGTGAACCTTGCAGATCTGAGGTAATTGTGGTCCACAGTCTGGAAGGCGATCTGAAAGGAGCGTATTGTATCATAGCGGATATAGTACGACCTGCTTCTGACGTATTGTCAACGAGCTGCACCAGGGGCCTAAGATTATAAATCAGGATCTCAAAGGGGGAGCATGTAGTGAAAGCCACACGGAGAAATGGAGTCAGAAACCTACTTAAAGAGAGTTTGTGAGTGAAGAATGAATTTGTTGCAGATTATATCGTGTACGTGGGATCCACAGCTCAGCTGAGTTGACCGGTTAGAGCTTCACTGAGCAGGGTTGTTTGCTAGGATGCCAAATTgggaatttttcaaatgcaaGCTGGATGACAGAGAATTAGTAACAGCCCAATCCgccttttcttttttgtcTTTGGATTCTCTTGTTGTCATGATATGCGACTGTACGCTCTTTACTAAAGGAAGATGTTCAGACTCACGCATCGATTGGCGACTAGCTGGCGACTAGCTGGCGACTAGCTGGCGACTAGCTGGCGACTAGCTGGCGATGAGTGATACTCACTCGCCCTTGGTGCTTATCGCCCCATACAAAAATGACTCTTGCGTAGGAAGTTTTGGTAGGGGCGCCAGGTTTAGTCCCACTTGGTCGTGTCAATCACCCGCTGGATTTACCAGACGTTCCTTTTgctttcttctccaatcAACAGATCCCTCTTCAAGGCAGTTGGCATCCTTCTCCTCAAGATGGGTGCTTGGGTAATGGATGTTTTTCATGACCACACCTCACTTGACTTCTTGGATAATTTACTAAAGTCACAAGATCAGGTTAAATTTGTTGTGGATTCGTTGGCTGCTCCGGTACCACAAACTCTTGAGGATGGCGAGATTGATTGCAGTGAAtcctttcaaaagttgatgtCTGCCATTTTTCTTGCAATTTGGCTGGACTTCGATACAAAGATTCCCTTAGCCAAAGCGAAGTACTCTGGCCACATCACTGATGGTATCGAAGAAACCTATGACAAAGTTAAGGATTCCCCAGATTTCCAGGAACTCGAAAAGCAGggacaatttttcaaaaatcaAGCGAAACAATGGCTTAAATCTTTATCTGAAAACCCTGAATTATCGGAGCTCTGTGAATTATGGATAAAGGATCCAGAAAACTACAAAAAGTGGAAGGAAAACATAGATTGG
It encodes the following:
- a CDS encoding Protein that recognizes and binds damaged DNA in an ATP-dependent manner (with Rad7p), which gives rise to MTKASEAGGFIVDDPDYKKPARRRRAAKKAVSYVETDDELPPNGTSSSKSSRKRKVKDESEDEEYQESLGTDKVDDIKPEDDEEEDAIVIRGTSTGRNRPNGASIVNAISLSDLSDLSDLEQNIDIPEELEELDLEVVEEAEAPRPKKKRKTPAKPKKPRVPYFTRVTEKLYNIHPSLKDVFPNLDQHEQIEVKKATQPEGMTCTLLPFQLEGLNWLVKQEESEFGGGVLADEMGMGKTIQTIALFMHDRTKSPNLVIAPTVALMQWKSEIELHTNGILKVGVFHGQNRGKSAEELKEYDVILTTYSVLESVYRKQNYGFKRKRGLVKEPSPLHNTHFYRVILDEAHNIKDRQSGTAKAANSLDTEKRWCLSGTPLQNRIGEMYSLIRFMKLYPFCEYFCTKCDCRSTEWKFTNWKCCDTCGHTPMLHTNFFNHFMLKNIQKYGVEGLGLESFKNIRLLLKNIMLRRTKVQRADDLGLPPRIVEIRRDRFNEEEKDLYASLYSDSKRKFNDYVAEGVVLNNYANIFTLITRMRQLADHPDLVLRRVGTNSIDSSGMPEGVIVCQLCDDEAEEPIESKCHHKFCRLCVSEYVEGFNGDPNKLECPVCHLALSIDLEGPAIEVDLELIKKGSIVNRIRMGGEWRSSTKIEALVEELFHLRSDRVTIKSIVFSQFTSMLDLVEWRLKRAGFETVKLQGSMSPLQRESTIKHFMETPSVEVFLVSLKAGGVALNLCEASQVFILDPWWNPSVEWQSGDRVHRIGQHRPVKITRFCIEDSIESRIIELQDKKANMIHATINQDDAAISRLTPSDLQFLFMN